Proteins from a genomic interval of Zingiber officinale cultivar Zhangliang chromosome 1B, Zo_v1.1, whole genome shotgun sequence:
- the LOC121976139 gene encoding uncharacterized protein LOC121976139 isoform X1 — MLRLRAFRQTNGKIVKIQLHPTHPWLVTADESDHVSVWNWEHRQVIYELKAGGVDERRLVGTKLEKLAEGETELKGKPTEAIRGGSVKQVGFYDDDVRYWQHWRNRSAAVEAPTAASQNSSAFNSPVPSTRGRHFLVICCENKAIFLDLVTMRGRDVPKQELDNRSLLCMEFLSRSATGDGPLIAFGGSDGVIRVLSMITWKLVRRYTGGHKGSITCLMTFMTSNGEAFLVSGASDGLLILWSADHIHDSRELVPKLSLKAHDGGVVAVELSRVMGSAPQLITIGADKTLAIWDTISFKELRRIKPVPKLACHSVASWCHPRAPNLDILTCVKDSHIWAIEHPTYSALTRPLCELSSLVPPQVIASTKKLRVYCMVAHPLQPHLVATGTNIGVILSEFDARALPAAAALPTPPGSREHSAVYIVERELKLLNFQLSNTSNPSLGSTGTITETGRTRMDLEQLHVKQTKKHISTPAPHDSYSMLLVSSSGRYVAIVWPDIPSFYVYKASDWSVVDSGTGKLFAWDTCGDRYAVVETALTPRIPLIKGGSSKKAKEAAAAQAAAAAAAASAASSATVQVRILLDDGTSHVMTRSIEGRSDPVIGLHGGALLGVAYRTSRRISPMAATAISTQSMPLSGFGNSGVTSSFAAPDDPFSSNKPAAEVAPQNFQLYSWETYQPVSGLLAQPEWTAWDQTVEYCAFAYHQYIVISSLRPQFRYLGDVAIPFATGAVWHRRQLFVATPTTIECVFVDAGVAPIDLETKRKKEEMKAQEAQSRAFAEHGELALITVDSPQVATNERIPLRPPMLQVVRLASFQHAPSIPPFLTLPKQQTKVDGDDTMLKEMEERKVNEVAVAGGGVSVAVTRFPQEQKRPIGPLIVVGVRDGVLWLVDRYMCAHALSLSHPGIRCRCLAAYGDAVSAVKWATRLSREHHDDLAQFMLGMGYATEALHLPGISKRLEFDLAMQSNDLKRALQCLLTMSNSRDVGQEKNAADITEILSLTAVKQENLVDAVQGIAKFAKEFLDLIDAADATGQSDIAREALKRLAAAGSVKGALQGQILRGLALRLANHGELTRLSGLVNNLIVAGHGREAAFSAAVLGDNALMEKAWQDTGMLAEAVLHAHAHGRPTLKNLVQAWNKMLQKELDHTPSVKTDAAAAFLASLEDPKFTSLSDAVKKPPIEILPPGMASLSAPPLTINKKASAFASTPQLPSTTAPSPTPAAVQSESAAGPQTTPTSEADKPLMLEAPPPVDQSGATTADAAIATPTVTATATATATAPVTEPASNSAAEPVSNPDASPKATESPPPTEGVPPLPST, encoded by the exons ATGCTTCGGCTGCGTGCGTTCCGTCAGACGAACGGCAAGATTGTCAAGATCCAGCTACACCCCACCCATCCATGGCTCGTCACCGCTGACGAATCCGATCACGTCTCTGTCTGGAATTGGGAGCACCGTCAG GTGATCTATGAGCTGAAGGCCGGCGGTGTTGATGAGCGGCGGTTAGTAGGGACGAAGTTGGAGAAGCTCGCCGAAGGAGAAACTG AACTTAAAGGAAAACCCACAGAGGCTATACGAGGCGGAAG TGTTAAGCAAGTTGGTTTCTATGATGATGATGTGCGTTACTGGCAACACTGGCGCAATCGATCTGCAGCTGTTGAGGCACCAACTGCTGCTAGTCAGAATTCTTCTGCTTTTAATTCACCAGTGCCATCCACTAGAGGAAGACATTTTCTTGTTATTTGTTGTGAGAATAAGGCCATATTCTTGGATTTGGTGACAATGCGAGGGCGTGATGTTCCCAAGCAGGAGCTTGACAATAGGTCTCTTCTATG TATGGAATTTTTATCAAGATCTGCTACTGGTGATGGCCCACTTATTGCTTTTGGTGGATCAGATGGCGTAATAAGAGTTCTCTCAATGATAACATGGAAG CTTGTGCGTCGGTATACTGGTGGCCATAAAGGATCAATAACCTGTTTGATGACATTTATGACATCTAACGGTGAG GCATTCTTGGTTTCTGGGGCTAGTGATGGTTTGCTTATACTATGGAGTGCAGATCACATACATGATTCACGTGAACTTGTGCCTAAACTTAGTTTAAAG GCACATGATGGAGGGGTAGTGGCCGTTGAGCTTTCAAGGGTGATGGGAAGTGCACCACAACTCATTACTATTGGCGCTGATAAAACTTTAGCAATATGGGATACCATCTCATTCAAG GAACTTAGGCGTATAAAACCAGTTCCAAAGCTTGCTTGTCACAGTGTGGCATCTTGGTGCCATCCTCGAGCTCCAAACCTTGATATTCTTACTTGTGTCAAAGATTCACATATCTG GGCTATTGAACATCCAACATATTCTGCTTTGACAAGACCATTGTGTGAATTATCTTCACTTGTTCCTCCCCAAGTTATTGCATCCACTAAAAAACTCAGG GTGTACTGCATGGTTGCGCATCCTTTGCAACCACATCTCGTGGCTACTGGAACCAATATTGGcgttattttaagtgagtttgaCGCAAGAGCTCTTCCAGCTGCAGCTGCTTTACCAACACCACCTGGTAGCAGAGAACATTCTGCTGTATACATAGTTGAAAGGGAGCTTAAATTGCTAAACTTTCAGCTGTCTAATACTTCTAATCCATCTCTGGGTAGTACTGGTACCATCACCGAAACAGGAAGAACCAGGATGGATTTGGAACAATTGCATGTCAAGCAGACTAAGAAGCACATAAGCACACCAGCTCCACACGATTCATATTCTATGCTATTGGTAAGCAGTTCTGGAAG gtaTGTTGCAATTGTATGGCCAGATATTCCTTCATTTTATGTGTACAAGGCTAGTGACTGGTCAGTTGTTGATTCTGGGACTGGGAAGCTTTTTGCTTGGGATACATGCGGTGATCGATATGCTGTAGTTGAAACTGCATTGACTCCAAGAATACCGCTTATTAAAGGTGGTTCATCTAAAAAAGCGAAAGAAGCTGCTGCTGCTCAAGCTGCTGCTGCAGCTGCAGCTGCTAGTGCAGCTTCTTCAGCAACCGTACAAGTTCGTATTTTGTTAGATGACGGGACTTCACATGTGATGACAAGGTCGATTGAAGGCCGTAGTGATCCA GTTATTGGCTTGCACGGTGGTGCTTTGCTCGGGGTTGCATATCGAACTTCGCGCAGAATCAGCCCAATGGCTGCAACAGCTATTTCAACTCAATCAATGCCTTTATCTGGCTTTGGCAATAGTGGAGTTACATCATCTTTTGCTGCACCTGATGATCCTTTTTCTTCCAACAAACCTGCTGCAGAAGTCGCTCCACAGAATTTCCAGCTATACAG TTGGGAGACATATCAGCCTGTGAGTGGCCTTCTAGCCCAGCCAGAATGGACTGCATGGGACCAAACTGTCGAGTACTGTGCCTTTGCTTACCATCAGTACATTGTTATATCTTCCTTGCGCCCTCAGTTTAGGTACCTGGGAGATGTTGCAATCCCCTTTGCTACTGGTGCTGTTTGGCATCGCAGGCAACTTTTTGTCGCTACACCAACTACAATTGA gtGTGTTTTTGTTGATGCTGGTGTTGCACCAATAGATTTGGAAACCAAGAGGAAAAAAGAGGAAATGAAAGCCCAAGAAGCTCAAAGCAGAGCCTTTGCTGAGCATGGTGAGTTGGCACTTATAACAGTTGATAGCCCACAAGTTGCCACAAATGAGCGAATCCCTCTAAGACCTCCGATGCTTCAG GTTGTTCGCCTAGCCTCCTTTCAGCATGCACCTTCTATACCCCCATTCCTTACATTGCCTAAGCAGCAGACCAAAGTAGATGGGGATGACACAATGTTAAAGGAAatggaagaaagaaaagtaaatgaAGTTGCAGTTGCTGGTGGAGGTGTCTCTGTGGCAGTTACTCGCTTTCCACAAGAACAAAAACGCCCCATTGGGCCTCTTATTGTGGTTGGCGTTAGAGATGGTGTTCTTTGGCTTGTAGACAG GTATATGTGTGCACATGCCCTGTCTCTGAGTCATCCAGGTATACGCTGTCGTTGTCTTGCTGCATATGGAGATGCAGTTAGTGCAGTGAAGTG GGCAACTAGACTAAGCCGTGAGCATCACGATGATTTAGCGCAGTTCATGCTTGGTATGGGATATGCAACTGAAGCTCTACATTTGCCTGGAATATCCAAGAG GTTAGAGTTTGACTTGGCTATGCAAAGCAATGACTTGAAGAGGGCCTTACAGTGCTTGTTGACAATGAGCAATAGTAGGGATGTTGGTCAAGAGAAAAATGCTGCTGATATCACTGAGATTCTAAGTCTAACGGCTGTTAAACAGGAAAATCTAGTGGATGCTGTTCAGGGTATAGCAAAGTTTGCTAAAGAATTTCTAGACCTTATTGATGCTGCAGATGCTACAGGACAATCTGATATTGCACGTGAAGCCCTGAAAAGGCTGGCTGCTGCTGGATCCGTGAAGGGTGCTTTGCAAGGTCAAATTTTGAGAGGATTAGCACTACGGCTTGCAAATCATGGAGAGCTAACTAGACTTTCA GGGCTAGTAAATAATCTGATTGTTGCTGGTCATGGTCGTGAAGCTGCATTTTCTGCAGCAGTTTTGGGAGATAATGCACTAATGGAGAAGGCATGGCAGGACACTGGTATGCTTGCCGAGGCAGTTCTCCATGCTCAT GCTCATGGTCGCCCGACACTGAAGAATTTAGTCCAGGCCTGGAACAAGATGCTGCAAAAGGAGCTTGATCATACACCCTCTGTTAAAACTGATGCGGCTGCAGCATTTTTGGCGTCACTGGAGGATCCAAAATTTACAAGCTTATCAGATGCTGTAAAGAAGCCTCCCATAGAAATCCTCCCTCCTGGAATGGCATCTCTCTCGGCACCTCCTCTTACTATTAATAAAAAAGCTTCTGCATTTGCCTCCACACCACAACTTCCTTCAACAACAGCACCGAGCCCCACGCCTGCTGCAGTCCAGAGTGAGTCTGCGGCAGGCCCTCAGACCACTCCAACCTCTGAAGCAGATAAGCCACtaatgttggaggcgcctccgccGGTTGATCAATCTGGTGCTACGACTGCTGATGCTGCTATTGCTACTCCTACTGTTACTGCAACTGCTACTGCTACTGCTACTGCTCCAGTGACAGAACCAGCTAGCAACTCAGCTGCAGAACCGGTGAGCAACCCAGATGCTTCCCCTAAAGCTACCGAGTCACCTCCTCCCACAGAAGGTGTGCCACCGCTTCCTAGCACCTAG
- the LOC121976139 gene encoding uncharacterized protein LOC121976139 isoform X2 yields MFPSRSLTIGLFYGMIMEFLSRSATGDGPLIAFGGSDGVIRVLSMITWKLVRRYTGGHKGSITCLMTFMTSNGEAFLVSGASDGLLILWSADHIHDSRELVPKLSLKAHDGGVVAVELSRVMGSAPQLITIGADKTLAIWDTISFKELRRIKPVPKLACHSVASWCHPRAPNLDILTCVKDSHIWAIEHPTYSALTRPLCELSSLVPPQVIASTKKLRVYCMVAHPLQPHLVATGTNIGVILSEFDARALPAAAALPTPPGSREHSAVYIVERELKLLNFQLSNTSNPSLGSTGTITETGRTRMDLEQLHVKQTKKHISTPAPHDSYSMLLVSSSGRYVAIVWPDIPSFYVYKASDWSVVDSGTGKLFAWDTCGDRYAVVETALTPRIPLIKGGSSKKAKEAAAAQAAAAAAAASAASSATVQVRILLDDGTSHVMTRSIEGRSDPVIGLHGGALLGVAYRTSRRISPMAATAISTQSMPLSGFGNSGVTSSFAAPDDPFSSNKPAAEVAPQNFQLYSWETYQPVSGLLAQPEWTAWDQTVEYCAFAYHQYIVISSLRPQFRYLGDVAIPFATGAVWHRRQLFVATPTTIECVFVDAGVAPIDLETKRKKEEMKAQEAQSRAFAEHGELALITVDSPQVATNERIPLRPPMLQVVRLASFQHAPSIPPFLTLPKQQTKVDGDDTMLKEMEERKVNEVAVAGGGVSVAVTRFPQEQKRPIGPLIVVGVRDGVLWLVDRYMCAHALSLSHPGIRCRCLAAYGDAVSAVKWATRLSREHHDDLAQFMLGMGYATEALHLPGISKRLEFDLAMQSNDLKRALQCLLTMSNSRDVGQEKNAADITEILSLTAVKQENLVDAVQGIAKFAKEFLDLIDAADATGQSDIAREALKRLAAAGSVKGALQGQILRGLALRLANHGELTRLSGLVNNLIVAGHGREAAFSAAVLGDNALMEKAWQDTGMLAEAVLHAHAHGRPTLKNLVQAWNKMLQKELDHTPSVKTDAAAAFLASLEDPKFTSLSDAVKKPPIEILPPGMASLSAPPLTINKKASAFASTPQLPSTTAPSPTPAAVQSESAAGPQTTPTSEADKPLMLEAPPPVDQSGATTADAAIATPTVTATATATATAPVTEPASNSAAEPVSNPDASPKATESPPPTEGVPPLPST; encoded by the exons ATGTTCCCAAGCAGGAGCTTGACAATAGGTCTCTTCTATGGTATGAT TATGGAATTTTTATCAAGATCTGCTACTGGTGATGGCCCACTTATTGCTTTTGGTGGATCAGATGGCGTAATAAGAGTTCTCTCAATGATAACATGGAAG CTTGTGCGTCGGTATACTGGTGGCCATAAAGGATCAATAACCTGTTTGATGACATTTATGACATCTAACGGTGAG GCATTCTTGGTTTCTGGGGCTAGTGATGGTTTGCTTATACTATGGAGTGCAGATCACATACATGATTCACGTGAACTTGTGCCTAAACTTAGTTTAAAG GCACATGATGGAGGGGTAGTGGCCGTTGAGCTTTCAAGGGTGATGGGAAGTGCACCACAACTCATTACTATTGGCGCTGATAAAACTTTAGCAATATGGGATACCATCTCATTCAAG GAACTTAGGCGTATAAAACCAGTTCCAAAGCTTGCTTGTCACAGTGTGGCATCTTGGTGCCATCCTCGAGCTCCAAACCTTGATATTCTTACTTGTGTCAAAGATTCACATATCTG GGCTATTGAACATCCAACATATTCTGCTTTGACAAGACCATTGTGTGAATTATCTTCACTTGTTCCTCCCCAAGTTATTGCATCCACTAAAAAACTCAGG GTGTACTGCATGGTTGCGCATCCTTTGCAACCACATCTCGTGGCTACTGGAACCAATATTGGcgttattttaagtgagtttgaCGCAAGAGCTCTTCCAGCTGCAGCTGCTTTACCAACACCACCTGGTAGCAGAGAACATTCTGCTGTATACATAGTTGAAAGGGAGCTTAAATTGCTAAACTTTCAGCTGTCTAATACTTCTAATCCATCTCTGGGTAGTACTGGTACCATCACCGAAACAGGAAGAACCAGGATGGATTTGGAACAATTGCATGTCAAGCAGACTAAGAAGCACATAAGCACACCAGCTCCACACGATTCATATTCTATGCTATTGGTAAGCAGTTCTGGAAG gtaTGTTGCAATTGTATGGCCAGATATTCCTTCATTTTATGTGTACAAGGCTAGTGACTGGTCAGTTGTTGATTCTGGGACTGGGAAGCTTTTTGCTTGGGATACATGCGGTGATCGATATGCTGTAGTTGAAACTGCATTGACTCCAAGAATACCGCTTATTAAAGGTGGTTCATCTAAAAAAGCGAAAGAAGCTGCTGCTGCTCAAGCTGCTGCTGCAGCTGCAGCTGCTAGTGCAGCTTCTTCAGCAACCGTACAAGTTCGTATTTTGTTAGATGACGGGACTTCACATGTGATGACAAGGTCGATTGAAGGCCGTAGTGATCCA GTTATTGGCTTGCACGGTGGTGCTTTGCTCGGGGTTGCATATCGAACTTCGCGCAGAATCAGCCCAATGGCTGCAACAGCTATTTCAACTCAATCAATGCCTTTATCTGGCTTTGGCAATAGTGGAGTTACATCATCTTTTGCTGCACCTGATGATCCTTTTTCTTCCAACAAACCTGCTGCAGAAGTCGCTCCACAGAATTTCCAGCTATACAG TTGGGAGACATATCAGCCTGTGAGTGGCCTTCTAGCCCAGCCAGAATGGACTGCATGGGACCAAACTGTCGAGTACTGTGCCTTTGCTTACCATCAGTACATTGTTATATCTTCCTTGCGCCCTCAGTTTAGGTACCTGGGAGATGTTGCAATCCCCTTTGCTACTGGTGCTGTTTGGCATCGCAGGCAACTTTTTGTCGCTACACCAACTACAATTGA gtGTGTTTTTGTTGATGCTGGTGTTGCACCAATAGATTTGGAAACCAAGAGGAAAAAAGAGGAAATGAAAGCCCAAGAAGCTCAAAGCAGAGCCTTTGCTGAGCATGGTGAGTTGGCACTTATAACAGTTGATAGCCCACAAGTTGCCACAAATGAGCGAATCCCTCTAAGACCTCCGATGCTTCAG GTTGTTCGCCTAGCCTCCTTTCAGCATGCACCTTCTATACCCCCATTCCTTACATTGCCTAAGCAGCAGACCAAAGTAGATGGGGATGACACAATGTTAAAGGAAatggaagaaagaaaagtaaatgaAGTTGCAGTTGCTGGTGGAGGTGTCTCTGTGGCAGTTACTCGCTTTCCACAAGAACAAAAACGCCCCATTGGGCCTCTTATTGTGGTTGGCGTTAGAGATGGTGTTCTTTGGCTTGTAGACAG GTATATGTGTGCACATGCCCTGTCTCTGAGTCATCCAGGTATACGCTGTCGTTGTCTTGCTGCATATGGAGATGCAGTTAGTGCAGTGAAGTG GGCAACTAGACTAAGCCGTGAGCATCACGATGATTTAGCGCAGTTCATGCTTGGTATGGGATATGCAACTGAAGCTCTACATTTGCCTGGAATATCCAAGAG GTTAGAGTTTGACTTGGCTATGCAAAGCAATGACTTGAAGAGGGCCTTACAGTGCTTGTTGACAATGAGCAATAGTAGGGATGTTGGTCAAGAGAAAAATGCTGCTGATATCACTGAGATTCTAAGTCTAACGGCTGTTAAACAGGAAAATCTAGTGGATGCTGTTCAGGGTATAGCAAAGTTTGCTAAAGAATTTCTAGACCTTATTGATGCTGCAGATGCTACAGGACAATCTGATATTGCACGTGAAGCCCTGAAAAGGCTGGCTGCTGCTGGATCCGTGAAGGGTGCTTTGCAAGGTCAAATTTTGAGAGGATTAGCACTACGGCTTGCAAATCATGGAGAGCTAACTAGACTTTCA GGGCTAGTAAATAATCTGATTGTTGCTGGTCATGGTCGTGAAGCTGCATTTTCTGCAGCAGTTTTGGGAGATAATGCACTAATGGAGAAGGCATGGCAGGACACTGGTATGCTTGCCGAGGCAGTTCTCCATGCTCAT GCTCATGGTCGCCCGACACTGAAGAATTTAGTCCAGGCCTGGAACAAGATGCTGCAAAAGGAGCTTGATCATACACCCTCTGTTAAAACTGATGCGGCTGCAGCATTTTTGGCGTCACTGGAGGATCCAAAATTTACAAGCTTATCAGATGCTGTAAAGAAGCCTCCCATAGAAATCCTCCCTCCTGGAATGGCATCTCTCTCGGCACCTCCTCTTACTATTAATAAAAAAGCTTCTGCATTTGCCTCCACACCACAACTTCCTTCAACAACAGCACCGAGCCCCACGCCTGCTGCAGTCCAGAGTGAGTCTGCGGCAGGCCCTCAGACCACTCCAACCTCTGAAGCAGATAAGCCACtaatgttggaggcgcctccgccGGTTGATCAATCTGGTGCTACGACTGCTGATGCTGCTATTGCTACTCCTACTGTTACTGCAACTGCTACTGCTACTGCTACTGCTCCAGTGACAGAACCAGCTAGCAACTCAGCTGCAGAACCGGTGAGCAACCCAGATGCTTCCCCTAAAGCTACCGAGTCACCTCCTCCCACAGAAGGTGTGCCACCGCTTCCTAGCACCTAG